The Mycolicibacterium flavescens genome has a segment encoding these proteins:
- a CDS encoding NLP/P60 produces the protein MLVASIGAVNADPADDALAKLNELSAQALQTREAVTAAQRDVDSKLADQKAAEDRHRADLDALATANAQLAPYQAAVDRIAAMDYMSGRNGQAAALLTASSPQQLLDKLSLQRVVGATLADEMKAFHAARERAGSAAQASEKSAADARAATEQAAAVRADLQTKWNDLLRKIAAAEAQYAALTPQQQAVIDNAVPPAAPPPPPPAAPAPPDPAILAMPGQPPVDPAQALAAARVDVPEALPAGVANEAGLQVNTVLAARAISARFPQIADIDGVRPDSKPWHPSGLAIDIMIPNPESAEGIALGDAIRDFMLSNSSRFGLQDVIWRGTYYTPSGPAGSGYGHYDHVHVTTTPRR, from the coding sequence GTGCTGGTCGCCTCGATCGGCGCCGTCAATGCGGACCCGGCGGACGACGCGCTGGCCAAGCTCAACGAGTTGTCGGCTCAGGCGCTGCAAACGCGCGAGGCCGTCACCGCCGCCCAACGCGACGTCGACTCCAAACTGGCTGACCAGAAAGCCGCCGAGGACCGCCACCGCGCCGACCTCGACGCCCTCGCCACCGCGAACGCCCAACTGGCGCCCTACCAGGCGGCGGTCGACCGCATCGCGGCGATGGACTACATGAGTGGCCGCAACGGTCAGGCTGCCGCGCTGCTGACCGCGTCTTCGCCGCAGCAGTTGCTCGACAAGCTGTCGCTGCAGCGTGTGGTCGGCGCCACGCTGGCCGACGAGATGAAGGCGTTTCATGCGGCGCGCGAGCGCGCGGGGTCGGCCGCACAGGCGTCCGAGAAGTCGGCCGCCGACGCCCGCGCCGCCACCGAGCAGGCCGCCGCGGTGCGCGCGGACCTGCAGACCAAATGGAACGACCTCCTGCGCAAGATCGCCGCCGCGGAGGCGCAGTACGCAGCGTTGACACCGCAGCAGCAAGCGGTCATCGACAACGCCGTCCCGCCAGCAGCACCACCACCTCCGCCGCCCGCCGCACCCGCCCCGCCGGACCCGGCGATCCTCGCGATGCCCGGCCAGCCTCCCGTGGACCCTGCTCAAGCTCTGGCGGCTGCCCGCGTCGACGTCCCGGAGGCGCTGCCCGCCGGAGTCGCGAACGAGGCGGGCCTACAGGTCAACACCGTCCTCGCCGCCCGCGCCATCAGCGCAAGATTCCCCCAGATCGCCGACATCGACGGCGTTCGGCCCGACTCCAAGCCGTGGCATCCGAGCGGCTTGGCGATCGACATCATGATCCCCAACCCCGAGAGCGCCGAGGGCATCGCGCTCGGCGACGCGATCCGCGACTTCATGTTGAGCAACTCGAGCCGATTCGGGTTACAGGACGTGATCTGGCGCGGCACGTATTACACGCCGAGCGGTCCGGCGGGCTCAGGCTACGGCCACTACGACCACGTGCACGTCACCACGACACCACGCCGCTGA
- a CDS encoding alpha/beta hydrolase fold protein, translating to MNTIASSGGGAPSPTVLDVKGSGVQPPVATRVRRIFWLLERVAPAIGARWATELWCTPPVIESSLRMPPGVPPGQPLEAHWSGHRIVGEAWGDGPPVYLVHGWGGRRHHLGMFVKPLVESGHRVIAFDLPSHNESDAGALAPGRTTAIECAEAVAAMIETHGPARAVVAHSLGANATALAAAWGTTVGRLVFLAPMGEFPIYLDLFAARHGFGRRIRAGLHRRLERRIGMPLEDTNMVRIAGRTDYPPMLLIHDPDDPETPYVTSEKIVAAWPGARLLTTKGLGRLAHFRILRHRPAIRAGVEFIGSAPD from the coding sequence GTGAACACCATTGCTTCAAGTGGCGGCGGTGCCCCAAGCCCGACCGTTCTCGATGTGAAGGGTTCCGGTGTGCAACCCCCGGTCGCCACCCGGGTGCGCCGGATCTTCTGGCTGCTGGAGCGAGTCGCGCCAGCAATCGGGGCGCGGTGGGCGACCGAGTTGTGGTGCACGCCACCGGTCATCGAGTCCAGCCTCCGTATGCCGCCCGGTGTCCCGCCCGGTCAACCATTGGAAGCACACTGGAGCGGACACCGGATCGTGGGCGAGGCCTGGGGCGATGGGCCACCGGTTTATCTGGTGCACGGGTGGGGCGGGCGCCGCCACCACCTCGGCATGTTCGTCAAACCTCTCGTCGAGTCCGGACATCGTGTCATCGCATTCGACCTGCCCAGCCACAACGAGTCCGATGCGGGCGCGCTCGCACCCGGTCGCACCACCGCCATTGAATGTGCAGAAGCGGTTGCAGCCATGATCGAGACACACGGGCCTGCCCGCGCGGTTGTCGCCCACTCCCTCGGGGCCAACGCGACCGCACTCGCGGCGGCATGGGGCACGACGGTCGGGCGGTTGGTGTTTCTCGCGCCGATGGGCGAGTTCCCGATCTATCTGGATCTGTTCGCCGCGCGCCACGGCTTCGGCCGACGGATACGCGCCGGCCTACATCGACGTCTTGAACGCCGGATCGGGATGCCGCTGGAGGACACCAACATGGTCCGGATTGCCGGCCGAACCGACTATCCGCCGATGCTGCTCATCCACGACCCCGACGACCCCGAGACTCCCTATGTGACAAGCGAAAAGATCGTCGCGGCATGGCCGGGTGCACGCTTGCTGACCACCAAGGGCCTCGGCCGGCTGGCGCATTTCCGGATCTTGAGGCATCGTCCCGCGATTCGCGCCGGTGTCGAGTTCATCGGCAGCGCACCGGATTGA
- a CDS encoding twin-arginine translocation pathway signal: MQVSRRDALRYAATVSALAGLGAASAGTHAPRAEAARPTLIDYAMRQIPAQDIRAAGHSGVINYVSTSRPGSSFGAKPITLPYAKTLAAAGLVIVSNYQYGKPGGTAPSDFTRGYAGGVADAKTGWNLHTAAGGGRTAPIFFSVDDDIDRQTWNDLALPWFRGINSVIGVQRTGIYAGIRPCQWAAADGVIGRSGSAGHVWAWQTRSWSNGQLYPAAVLYQRIIDTASNPGPVVGGIRVDVNDVLAQDCGQWNLHP; this comes from the coding sequence GTGCAGGTATCCCGGCGTGACGCACTGCGCTACGCCGCCACGGTGTCCGCACTGGCCGGACTCGGTGCGGCATCAGCGGGCACGCACGCGCCGAGGGCCGAGGCCGCCCGCCCCACGCTGATCGACTATGCGATGCGCCAGATTCCGGCGCAGGACATCCGGGCCGCCGGCCACTCCGGCGTCATCAACTACGTGTCGACCTCACGACCCGGATCCTCATTCGGCGCCAAGCCGATCACCCTGCCTTACGCCAAGACGCTGGCCGCGGCCGGTTTGGTGATCGTCAGCAACTACCAGTACGGCAAACCGGGCGGGACCGCGCCATCGGACTTCACCCGCGGCTACGCCGGTGGCGTCGCCGACGCGAAAACCGGTTGGAACCTGCACACCGCCGCCGGTGGCGGACGCACCGCGCCGATCTTCTTCAGCGTCGACGACGACATCGACCGCCAGACCTGGAACGACCTGGCGCTGCCGTGGTTCCGCGGCATCAACTCGGTCATCGGTGTGCAGCGCACCGGCATCTACGCCGGTATCCGCCCGTGCCAGTGGGCCGCCGCCGACGGAGTCATCGGCAGATCGGGCTCCGCCGGCCACGTCTGGGCCTGGCAGACCAGGTCCTGGTCCAACGGACAGCTTTACCCCGCCGCGGTTCTCTACCAACGCATCATCGACACGGCCTCGAACCCCGGACCGGTGGTCGGCGGTATCCGCGTCGACGTCAACGACGTGCTGGCCCAGGACTGCGGCCAGTGGAACCTGCACCCGTGA
- the flhA_3 gene encoding alcohol dehydrogenase, translating to MKTKAAVLWGLNQKWEIEEVELDGPKEREVLVKLVASGLCHSDDHLVTGDMPMQLPAVGGHEGAGVVVEVGPGVGEIEVGDHVVLSFIPACGRCRECARGMSNLCELGAAIVLGPQLDGTHRFHARGQGLGQMCVLGTFSEYTVVPAASVVKVDKDIPLDKAALVGCGVTTGYGAAVRTGETQDGDTVVVMGVGGLGMNAVQGARIAGARHIVALDPVAYKRELATEFGATHAAADVEEAQAIVTDLTRGRMADVCVVTTDNAEGVHVGQGLSLVGKRGRVVMTAIPHPTDTSVDMSLFDLTLYEKQVRGCLFGSSNPRHDIFRMLDLYQSGLLKLDELVTRQYTLDDVNQGYEDLKDGRNLRGLIRF from the coding sequence ATGAAAACGAAAGCCGCTGTGCTGTGGGGCCTGAACCAGAAGTGGGAGATCGAAGAGGTCGAACTCGACGGCCCGAAGGAGCGCGAAGTCCTGGTGAAGTTGGTGGCCAGCGGACTGTGTCACTCCGACGACCACCTGGTGACCGGCGACATGCCGATGCAGCTGCCCGCGGTGGGCGGCCACGAAGGCGCCGGTGTCGTCGTGGAGGTGGGGCCCGGTGTCGGCGAGATCGAGGTCGGCGATCACGTGGTGCTGAGCTTCATCCCCGCATGTGGGCGATGCCGCGAATGTGCCCGCGGTATGAGCAACCTCTGCGAGTTGGGTGCAGCGATTGTGCTCGGCCCCCAACTCGATGGCACCCACCGGTTCCATGCTCGCGGCCAGGGACTCGGGCAGATGTGCGTGCTGGGCACGTTCTCGGAGTACACGGTGGTGCCGGCGGCGTCAGTCGTCAAGGTGGACAAGGACATTCCACTCGACAAGGCCGCCCTGGTGGGCTGCGGCGTGACCACCGGCTATGGTGCCGCGGTGCGCACCGGAGAGACCCAGGACGGTGACACGGTGGTCGTGATGGGCGTCGGCGGCCTCGGCATGAATGCAGTCCAGGGCGCCCGTATCGCCGGCGCGCGGCACATCGTGGCGCTGGACCCGGTCGCGTACAAACGTGAACTAGCCACGGAATTCGGTGCCACCCACGCCGCTGCTGATGTCGAAGAAGCCCAAGCCATCGTCACGGACCTGACCCGTGGGCGGATGGCTGATGTGTGTGTGGTGACCACCGACAACGCAGAAGGAGTCCACGTCGGGCAGGGGCTGAGCCTGGTCGGTAAACGAGGCCGGGTGGTCATGACCGCAATCCCGCACCCGACGGATACCAGCGTAGACATGTCGCTCTTCGACCTCACGCTCTACGAAAAGCAGGTGCGCGGTTGCCTGTTCGGCTCTTCCAACCCGCGGCATGACATCTTCCGGATGCTCGACTTGTATCAGTCCGGCCTGCTGAAGCTCGACGAACTCGTCACCCGCCAGTACACCCTCGACGACGTCAACCAGGGCTATGAGGATCTCAAGGACGGGCGCAACCTTCGCGGCTTGATCAGGTTCTGA
- the adhT_2 gene encoding Zn-dependent alcohol dehydrogenase → MHAWQFDSPATGLECVEYQAPALGPGQVLIDVEAAGMCQSDVHIINGHGNAWLRKRPIILGHEVAGTVRTPGPGVTDLAVGERVAVALIAHPIELADFANGIGLGFDGGYAPQAVVPRATLVAIPEGVPFTLAAVATDSIATAYHAVVAESGTGPGSTLVVVGVGGLGLNAVQIAKHRGTTVYGVDIDPGALETARAHGAADCFPDISDVPDAVDAVIDFAGMGTTTADALAAVKPGGRVVVVGLGSPEATIPTHLLVTHNISLRGSLGASLEDLEAVLGLIAAGELTPVIEEVPFADVPVALKRLEAGQVRGRLVTRPRV, encoded by the coding sequence ATGCATGCTTGGCAATTCGATTCCCCCGCAACAGGTCTTGAGTGCGTCGAATATCAGGCACCCGCACTCGGGCCCGGCCAAGTTCTCATCGACGTCGAAGCTGCCGGCATGTGTCAGTCCGACGTACACATCATCAACGGACACGGTAATGCGTGGTTGCGCAAGCGCCCCATCATCCTCGGACATGAGGTCGCGGGCACCGTCCGCACGCCCGGTCCAGGAGTCACCGACCTCGCCGTGGGCGAACGCGTCGCAGTCGCATTGATCGCCCACCCAATCGAGTTGGCCGACTTCGCCAACGGCATCGGACTCGGATTCGACGGGGGTTACGCACCGCAAGCGGTCGTACCCCGTGCCACTCTCGTTGCGATCCCCGAAGGTGTGCCTTTCACGCTTGCCGCGGTGGCCACCGATTCGATCGCCACCGCCTATCACGCGGTCGTCGCAGAATCCGGTACCGGCCCCGGATCGACCCTCGTGGTCGTCGGTGTCGGTGGACTAGGACTCAACGCAGTGCAGATCGCGAAACATCGCGGAACCACCGTCTACGGCGTCGACATCGATCCCGGCGCCCTGGAGACGGCACGTGCACACGGTGCCGCAGATTGTTTCCCCGACATCAGCGATGTCCCCGACGCGGTCGATGCCGTGATCGACTTCGCGGGTATGGGGACCACGACCGCCGATGCGCTGGCAGCAGTGAAGCCGGGCGGTCGCGTGGTCGTCGTCGGCCTCGGCTCTCCGGAAGCGACGATTCCGACCCATCTGCTCGTCACCCACAACATCTCGCTTCGCGGTTCACTCGGTGCGAGTCTCGAGGATCTCGAGGCCGTTCTCGGTCTCATCGCCGCAGGCGAACTCACTCCCGTAATCGAAGAGGTTCCGTTCGCTGATGTCCCTGTTGCCTTGAAACGGCTCGAAGCGGGGCAGGTTCGAGGGCGCCTCGTGACGCGTCCTCGCGTCTGA
- the ethR_5 gene encoding TetR family transcriptional regulator gives MPDRITGVDREDVVLLGDRRLPSKGERQRRAILDCLPGLLATRPITELTVGEIAAAARVQRSGFYFYFESKYAALAVITSEIWSELMDRARFFSRSDDESAADFIGRTADIALELWRDHEGVLMASVQAIPLDEQLADLWQDWILRLADGIAGQVLEDQKQGLAHPVSSDVPTLTSTLLEMTMHIFYVNRLRQQDQRQTAKVREMVRSIWLASAWGITEPQGDSPASRPAPRRRRR, from the coding sequence ATGCCGGACCGAATAACCGGGGTGGACAGGGAAGATGTTGTCCTGCTTGGTGATCGGCGACTACCAAGTAAGGGCGAGCGCCAGCGCCGTGCCATTCTCGACTGTCTGCCCGGCTTGCTGGCAACTCGTCCGATCACCGAGCTGACCGTCGGCGAGATCGCCGCGGCAGCCCGAGTCCAGCGCTCAGGCTTCTACTTCTACTTCGAGTCCAAGTACGCGGCACTGGCGGTGATCACCTCCGAGATCTGGTCGGAACTGATGGACAGGGCCCGGTTCTTCAGCCGATCGGATGACGAGTCCGCCGCCGACTTCATCGGCCGCACTGCGGATATCGCGCTGGAATTGTGGCGCGACCACGAGGGCGTCCTCATGGCCTCAGTGCAGGCGATCCCACTCGACGAACAGCTGGCCGACCTGTGGCAGGACTGGATCCTGCGACTTGCCGACGGCATCGCCGGCCAGGTGCTCGAAGATCAAAAGCAAGGTCTCGCACATCCAGTCTCTTCCGACGTGCCGACGCTCACCTCGACCTTGCTGGAAATGACCATGCACATCTTCTACGTGAATCGGCTGCGGCAGCAGGACCAACGTCAGACCGCGAAAGTGCGCGAGATGGTGCGGTCGATCTGGCTCGCATCCGCATGGGGCATCACAGAGCCGCAGGGCGATTCACCGGCCAGCCGGCCGGCACCGCGTCGGCGGCGGCGCTGA
- the limB_9 gene encoding F420-dependent methylene-tetrahydromethanopterin reductase, whose protein sequence is MPDASEGAALSSDAGLKISMGLPTLFPHGRETELAWYRKIDEGPWYGLVTYERLVYPHSWSVVPQLAAAAAMTERVRLWTDVVALPLRNPVLFAKDLATVDVLSNGRLTLGVGIGAWDEDYLAVDSPLERKRQRMDSAVAAMRSVWAQKPPVEGHFPVGPAPIQNGGIPLVAGVIGPKALARAAQWAVGVTDPAHSLHFDAEALAAQRERVIQAWQAAGRTDRPHFSAPVWFALGPDPEHQLQEHVKDFWEQEVGSIGDDASTYLTAPGAGTFNCGASGLLAAVNGAREAGLDELRLIPSTTDPEEIDRARDVLGI, encoded by the coding sequence GTGCCCGACGCCTCGGAAGGAGCGGCGTTGAGCTCTGATGCCGGATTGAAGATCTCCATGGGTCTGCCGACACTCTTCCCGCACGGGCGCGAGACGGAGCTCGCCTGGTATCGCAAGATCGACGAAGGCCCGTGGTACGGACTCGTCACCTACGAACGGCTCGTGTACCCGCACAGCTGGTCGGTCGTACCGCAGCTTGCCGCCGCAGCGGCGATGACGGAGCGCGTGCGGTTGTGGACCGACGTCGTCGCATTGCCCCTGCGAAATCCGGTCCTGTTCGCCAAGGACCTGGCGACCGTAGACGTCCTGTCGAACGGGCGCCTGACGCTGGGGGTCGGCATCGGCGCGTGGGATGAGGATTACCTCGCGGTCGACAGCCCGCTCGAGCGAAAGCGGCAACGCATGGACAGCGCGGTCGCGGCGATGCGCAGCGTGTGGGCCCAGAAGCCCCCCGTCGAGGGACACTTCCCAGTCGGCCCCGCGCCCATCCAGAACGGCGGTATCCCGCTCGTCGCCGGTGTGATCGGCCCGAAGGCACTCGCTCGAGCCGCGCAATGGGCTGTCGGGGTGACCGACCCGGCTCACTCACTGCATTTCGACGCCGAAGCGTTGGCCGCGCAGCGCGAGCGTGTCATTCAGGCGTGGCAGGCCGCGGGCAGGACGGATCGGCCACACTTCTCCGCGCCGGTGTGGTTCGCGCTCGGCCCTGACCCGGAGCACCAACTCCAGGAGCACGTGAAGGACTTCTGGGAGCAAGAGGTCGGCTCCATCGGAGACGACGCCTCCACATACTTGACGGCTCCAGGCGCAGGGACGTTCAACTGCGGAGCGTCCGGACTGCTCGCCGCCGTCAACGGCGCACGAGAGGCGGGGCTCGACGAGCTCAGGCTCATCCCGTCCACCACCGACCCCGAGGAAATCGACCGGGCACGCGATGTGCTTGGGATCTGA
- the tdh_3 gene encoding Zn-dependent alcohol dehydrogenase codes for MPTMKAGRMNFGTGEFHVQDVAVPSPGHGEVRVKVNAAGVCLSDVHLIRGLVRPLRNGDAERTLGHEVAGTVDAVGGGVEGWTEGDRVALQALVAKPWGVDTMGVDYDGGWAEYVVVPHGVLVAIPDSLPFEQACIIPDAVSTPWAAIQHTAKVKPGEAAVVLGVGGLGIHAIQILRMSGAAPIIAVDPLPGPRENALRRGADAAFDPTQPTFVEELHAFLGNRGVDTAFNFAGFPGIDEQILPLLSPGGRLTIAGLSGNPFTVENSVALIVHQQRILGHYGYLPADVEQLVRLVHWGRLDLRDSVSAVLPLEHAHEAVRQLETKDGDPIRLVLVP; via the coding sequence ATGCCGACGATGAAGGCCGGCCGAATGAACTTCGGCACTGGGGAATTCCACGTTCAGGATGTTGCGGTGCCCAGCCCCGGGCACGGCGAGGTTCGAGTCAAGGTCAACGCCGCGGGCGTCTGCCTTTCGGATGTCCACCTCATCAGAGGGCTGGTCCGTCCGCTGAGGAACGGGGACGCCGAACGCACCCTGGGACACGAGGTCGCCGGGACGGTCGACGCGGTGGGAGGCGGCGTCGAAGGGTGGACTGAGGGAGATCGAGTCGCTCTGCAGGCCCTCGTCGCAAAGCCGTGGGGTGTCGACACGATGGGCGTCGACTACGACGGCGGATGGGCGGAGTACGTCGTCGTTCCTCACGGGGTCCTCGTGGCGATACCGGACAGCTTGCCGTTCGAGCAAGCCTGCATCATCCCCGACGCCGTTTCGACTCCGTGGGCCGCCATCCAGCACACCGCCAAAGTCAAACCCGGTGAGGCTGCGGTTGTTTTGGGTGTCGGGGGTCTCGGTATCCACGCCATTCAGATCCTGCGGATGAGTGGGGCTGCACCCATCATCGCCGTCGATCCGCTGCCGGGGCCGCGGGAGAACGCACTTCGGCGCGGGGCCGACGCGGCATTCGATCCGACGCAACCGACCTTCGTCGAGGAACTCCACGCATTCCTCGGAAACCGGGGCGTCGACACGGCGTTCAACTTCGCGGGGTTTCCCGGCATCGATGAGCAGATCTTGCCGCTCCTCAGTCCTGGCGGTCGGCTGACGATCGCCGGCCTCAGCGGCAACCCCTTCACCGTCGAGAACAGTGTGGCCCTGATCGTGCACCAGCAGCGCATACTCGGGCACTACGGATACCTACCGGCGGACGTCGAACAGCTTGTCCGGTTGGTTCACTGGGGTCGCTTGGATCTGCGCGACTCGGTCTCTGCCGTGTTGCCGCTGGAACACGCTCACGAGGCGGTGCGCCAGCTCGAGACCAAAGACGGCGATCCCATCAGGCTGGTGCTGGTTCCGTAG
- the kynB gene encoding cyclase family protein: MRRFVDISVPLQAGIASDPPGHLPEIDYYSHADTAAEVVAFFPGAMVDDLPDREGWAIERVRITTHNGTHLDAPYHYASTMDGGAPAITIDQVPLEWCLQPAVKLDFRHIEAGYVVTAADVADELDRIGHQLQPLDIVVVNTAAGARYGQADYVSSGCGMGREATLWLLERGVRLTGTDAWSWDAPFVYTAQRYSRERDPSIIWEGHRAGREIGYCHLEKLHNLESLPDSGFQISCFPVKVHAASAGWTRAVAILDD, from the coding sequence ATGCGTAGATTCGTGGATATCTCGGTGCCCCTACAGGCGGGGATCGCATCTGATCCGCCGGGACATCTTCCGGAGATCGACTATTACAGCCACGCCGACACGGCGGCTGAGGTCGTCGCGTTCTTCCCTGGCGCGATGGTCGATGACCTACCCGATCGCGAGGGCTGGGCGATCGAACGGGTCCGGATCACCACCCACAACGGCACCCATCTCGATGCTCCCTACCACTACGCGTCAACGATGGACGGTGGCGCGCCGGCGATCACCATTGACCAGGTTCCGCTCGAATGGTGTTTGCAACCAGCGGTAAAGCTTGACTTCCGGCACATCGAAGCGGGCTACGTGGTCACCGCCGCTGACGTAGCAGACGAACTCGATCGCATCGGCCACCAGCTACAGCCTCTCGACATCGTTGTGGTCAATACCGCGGCCGGAGCCCGCTACGGCCAGGCGGATTACGTCTCGTCCGGCTGCGGCATGGGTCGTGAGGCGACGTTGTGGTTGTTGGAGCGAGGTGTGCGCCTGACCGGCACCGACGCCTGGAGCTGGGATGCGCCGTTTGTCTACACGGCACAACGGTATTCCCGTGAGCGGGATCCCTCGATCATCTGGGAGGGGCACCGCGCGGGACGCGAGATCGGGTACTGCCATCTGGAGAAGCTCCACAATCTGGAGTCGCTTCCGGACAGCGGATTTCAGATCAGCTGTTTCCCGGTGAAGGTGCACGCTGCGTCGGCCGGGTGGACACGGGCCGTCGCGATTCTCGACGATTGA
- a CDS encoding Putative transcriptional regulator, TetR family, with protein sequence MSSPTHRKRANPAGRQRVRPGGRSERVRESVLRACLELLTEGKVELPIAEVAARSGVNRGTIYRWWPTSAALLDDALVFHTRHRTDAPDTGAWESDVRSLIAELTSLAADPVERAIMATVISGRYPSLNDAMMGWFRNDRSQWLAMIERGVGRGEVSADVDPAMVLHMMLAPAVSVSLFEGRALTSQEIDSLVALVCRATAARNTSRSSRNGK encoded by the coding sequence GTGAGTTCGCCAACGCACCGCAAGCGCGCGAATCCCGCAGGTAGGCAACGGGTCCGCCCCGGCGGACGCAGCGAGCGCGTGCGCGAATCAGTGCTGCGCGCATGTCTGGAGCTGCTGACCGAGGGCAAGGTGGAGCTTCCGATCGCGGAGGTAGCGGCACGGTCGGGGGTGAACAGAGGAACCATTTATCGGTGGTGGCCCACCTCGGCCGCACTGCTGGACGACGCCCTCGTGTTCCACACCCGTCATCGCACCGACGCACCGGACACCGGGGCATGGGAGAGCGATGTCCGGTCCCTGATCGCCGAGCTCACCTCGCTCGCAGCCGACCCCGTGGAGCGCGCCATCATGGCCACGGTGATCTCGGGGCGGTATCCGTCGTTGAACGACGCGATGATGGGCTGGTTCCGAAACGATCGCTCGCAATGGCTCGCGATGATCGAGCGGGGCGTTGGTCGCGGCGAGGTGAGCGCTGACGTGGATCCGGCGATGGTGCTGCACATGATGCTGGCACCGGCCGTGTCGGTCTCGCTCTTCGAGGGACGAGCGCTGACATCCCAGGAGATCGACTCCCTGGTGGCATTGGTCTGCCGAGCCACGGCCGCGCGAAACACGTCGCGCAGCTCACGCAACGGAAAGTGA